The following proteins are co-located in the Candidatus Competibacteraceae bacterium genome:
- the ftsY gene encoding signal recognition particle-docking protein FtsY: MSDFKPDANLPATSETPERKKASLFEVLNRPIHLPFRKDRAPEAMIEPTEPKPERFARLRDRLRRTRQSLVSGLSGLFAGRKLDDEVLEELESRLLLADVGVDVTNHLMKRLGERVSRQQLHDVPALLQALREELLDILTPCQQPWQPSESRPYVILTVGVNGVGKTTTIGKLAKKLQDDGHSVLLAAGDTFRAAAIEQLQVWGERNHIPVIAQHNGADAASVIYDAIQAAKARMVEVIIADTAGRLHTQTNLMEELKKIKRVSGKVDATAPHEVLLVVDASTGQNALNQAMQFHEAVGVTGLVLTKLDGTAKGGIVFAIARRLGLPIRFIGVGESIEDLRPFDAAEFVAALLDEEAGA; the protein is encoded by the coding sequence ATGTCCGATTTCAAACCCGATGCCAACCTTCCAGCCACGTCCGAAACCCCGGAACGCAAGAAAGCCAGCCTGTTCGAAGTCCTGAACCGCCCGATTCACCTCCCGTTCCGCAAGGATCGCGCGCCCGAGGCGATGATCGAGCCCACCGAGCCCAAGCCCGAACGTTTCGCCCGTTTGCGCGACCGGTTGCGGCGCACCCGCCAAAGCCTGGTTTCAGGGCTGTCCGGCCTATTCGCCGGTCGCAAGCTGGACGACGAGGTGCTAGAGGAACTGGAGAGTCGCCTGCTACTGGCCGATGTCGGCGTGGACGTCACCAATCACCTGATGAAAAGATTGGGGGAGCGGGTCTCGCGCCAGCAACTGCACGATGTACCGGCGCTGCTGCAAGCGCTGCGCGAGGAATTGCTGGACATCCTCACTCCCTGCCAGCAGCCGTGGCAACCCAGCGAATCCCGGCCCTACGTCATTCTCACGGTCGGGGTCAACGGGGTCGGCAAGACCACCACCATCGGCAAGCTCGCCAAAAAGCTGCAAGACGACGGGCATTCGGTACTGCTGGCGGCCGGCGATACCTTCCGCGCCGCCGCCATCGAGCAATTACAAGTCTGGGGCGAGCGCAACCACATTCCAGTCATCGCCCAGCACAACGGCGCCGATGCCGCGTCGGTGATCTACGACGCCATTCAGGCCGCCAAGGCCCGGATGGTGGAAGTGATCATCGCCGACACCGCCGGCCGGTTGCACACCCAAACCAACCTGATGGAAGAACTCAAGAAGATCAAACGGGTCTCTGGCAAGGTCGATGCCACGGCCCCGCATGAAGTGTTGCTGGTGGTGGATGCCAGCACCGGCCAGAACGCGCTGAACCAGGCCATGCAATTCCACGAAGCGGTCGGCGTGACCGGCCTGGTCCTGACCAAGCTCGACGGTACCGCCAAGGGCGGCATCGTATTCGCCATCGCCCGCCGGCTGGGCCTGCCGATCCGCTTTATCGGTGTCGGCGAGAGTATCGAAGACCTGCGGCCGTTCGACGCCGCCGAATTCGTCGCTGCCCTGCTGGACGAAGAAGCCGGCGCTTGA
- the recJ gene encoding single-stranded-DNA-specific exonuclease RecJ — protein MPTFIVRRASPPASDLPVAPLLQRIYAARGVHSADELQRELRRLTSPDAFLSMEKAVDLLHTALRERWRILIVADFDADGATSCALAVRALRAMGAAWVGYRVPNRFEHGYGLTPEIVAVAAEEQPDLLITVDNGISSHEGVKAAQARGMRVLITDHHAPGQTLPAAEAIVNPNQPGDGFPSKNLAGVGVIFYVLMALRARLREVGWFAERGLAEPNLAQFLDLVAFGTVADVVRLDHHNRILVEQGLRRIRQGQCVPGIVALCEIAGRSRDRLSASDIGFYLGPRLNAAGRLEDMSQGIECLLSDELDTARGIARRLHEINRQRGELTAEMQAQALAWIDRLAPNMADLPFGLCLFDPEWHQGVVGIIAGRLKEQLHRPVIVFAPDRDGNIKGSGRSVAGMHLRDALASVATRHPGLIGHFGGHAMAAGLTLAMEHFESFNQAFDAETRQWLSDDDLHGRLLSDGELAPAEFSLEIAELLREAGPWGQGFPEPLFDGLFEVTSHRIMKDQHLKLWLRPPGTSLALEAIAFRRAAGFNPATTRVHAAYRLDVNEWRGERRLQLCIEHLEAV, from the coding sequence ATGCCCACTTTCATCGTCCGCCGTGCTTCACCTCCCGCCAGCGATTTACCCGTCGCCCCCTTGTTGCAACGTATCTACGCCGCCCGCGGCGTGCATTCCGCCGATGAACTGCAACGGGAACTGCGGCGGCTGACCTCACCCGACGCCTTCCTGAGCATGGAAAAGGCGGTCGATCTGCTGCATACCGCGCTGCGCGAACGCTGGCGCATCCTGATCGTGGCTGATTTCGATGCCGACGGCGCCACCAGTTGCGCGCTGGCGGTGCGGGCGCTGCGAGCCATGGGCGCCGCCTGGGTCGGCTACCGAGTGCCGAACCGCTTCGAGCACGGTTATGGCCTGACCCCGGAAATCGTGGCGGTCGCCGCCGAGGAGCAGCCCGATCTGCTCATCACCGTGGACAATGGCATCTCCAGCCATGAAGGCGTGAAAGCTGCCCAGGCGCGGGGCATGCGCGTGCTGATCACCGACCACCACGCGCCTGGCCAGACCTTGCCGGCCGCCGAGGCGATCGTCAATCCCAATCAGCCGGGCGACGGTTTTCCCAGTAAAAATCTCGCGGGCGTGGGCGTGATCTTTTATGTGCTGATGGCGCTACGGGCGCGGTTGCGGGAGGTCGGCTGGTTCGCCGAGCGGGGGCTGGCCGAGCCGAATCTGGCCCAGTTTCTCGACTTGGTGGCCTTCGGCACGGTGGCGGACGTGGTGCGGCTGGACCATCACAACCGCATCCTGGTCGAGCAGGGCTTGCGACGGATTCGCCAGGGCCAGTGCGTCCCCGGCATCGTCGCCTTGTGCGAGATCGCCGGTCGCTCGCGGGACCGGCTGAGCGCCAGCGATATCGGTTTCTATTTGGGTCCCCGTCTCAATGCCGCCGGCCGCTTGGAAGATATGAGCCAGGGCATCGAATGTCTGCTCAGCGACGAGCTGGACACCGCCCGGGGCATCGCGCGCCGGCTGCATGAAATCAACCGGCAGCGTGGCGAGTTAACCGCCGAGATGCAGGCGCAGGCCTTGGCGTGGATCGACCGGCTGGCGCCGAACATGGCGGATCTGCCCTTCGGACTTTGTCTGTTCGACCCCGAGTGGCATCAGGGCGTGGTCGGCATCATCGCCGGCCGCCTGAAAGAACAGTTGCACCGCCCGGTGATCGTCTTCGCGCCGGATCGGGACGGCAATATCAAGGGGTCGGGGCGCTCGGTGGCGGGGATGCATCTGCGTGATGCCCTGGCCTCGGTAGCCACCCGGCATCCCGGTCTGATCGGCCATTTTGGCGGTCATGCCATGGCCGCCGGCCTGACGCTGGCCATGGAACACTTCGAGTCCTTCAACCAGGCGTTCGATGCCGAGACCCGCCAGTGGCTGAGCGACGACGACCTGCATGGCCGCTTGCTGAGCGATGGCGAACTGGCACCGGCGGAATTTTCCCTGGAGATCGCCGAATTGCTGCGCGAGGCCGGCCCCTGGGGGCAGGGTTTCCCCGAACCGCTGTTCGACGGGCTGTTCGAGGTGACTTCGCATCGCATCATGAAAGACCAGCACCTCAAACTGTGGCTGCGGCCACCGGGAACGTCGCTGGCGCTGGAAGCGATCGCCTTCCGGCGGGCGGCCGGGTTCAACCCCGCCACGACGCGGGTGCATGCCGCCTACCGCCTGGATGTGAACGAGTGGCGCGGCGAGCGCCGGCTGCAACTGTGCATCGAGCACCTGGAAGCGGTCTAG
- the alaC gene encoding alanine transaminase codes for MNADFQRIKRLPPYVFNIVNDLKAKARARGEDIIDFGMGNPDQPTPKHIVAKLVEAAQRHDTHRYSVSRGIPRLRRAICNWYKTRYAVELDFDSEAIATIGSKEGLAHLALATMGPGDAVLVPNPAYPIHPYGFVIAGADIRHVPLIPGVDFFSELEKAIKDSWPRPKMLVLNFPANPTTQCVELDFFEKVVAIAREHGIWVIHDLAYADLVFDGYVAPSILQVPGAKEVAIESFTLSKSYNMPGWRVGFMCGSPTLIAALGRMKSYLDYGMFTPIQVAAITALEGPQECVAEIRDMYRKRRDVLCDSLNAIGWKVEKPKATMFVWAKIPEQYRALGSLEFCKKLLAEAKVAVSPGIGFGEYGDDHVRFGLIENEHRTRQAVRGIREMFRKDSRDLAAPPLARAAGV; via the coding sequence TTGAACGCCGACTTCCAACGCATCAAACGCCTGCCGCCTTATGTCTTCAACATCGTCAACGATCTGAAGGCCAAGGCCCGCGCCCGCGGCGAGGACATCATCGACTTCGGCATGGGCAACCCCGACCAGCCGACCCCGAAACACATCGTTGCCAAGCTGGTCGAAGCCGCCCAGCGCCACGACACCCACCGCTACTCGGTGTCGCGCGGCATCCCGCGCCTGCGCCGGGCCATCTGTAACTGGTACAAGACCCGCTACGCCGTCGAACTCGACTTCGACAGCGAGGCCATCGCCACCATCGGCTCCAAGGAAGGGCTGGCCCATCTGGCCCTGGCGACCATGGGGCCGGGCGACGCCGTGCTGGTGCCCAACCCGGCCTATCCGATTCACCCCTACGGTTTCGTCATCGCCGGCGCCGACATTCGCCATGTACCCCTGATTCCCGGCGTGGATTTCTTTTCCGAACTGGAAAAGGCCATCAAGGATTCATGGCCGCGCCCCAAGATGCTGGTGCTCAACTTCCCGGCCAACCCCACCACCCAGTGCGTGGAGCTGGATTTCTTCGAAAAGGTGGTGGCCATCGCCCGCGAGCACGGCATCTGGGTGATCCACGATCTGGCCTACGCCGATCTGGTGTTCGACGGCTATGTCGCGCCCTCGATCCTGCAAGTACCGGGCGCCAAGGAAGTGGCGATCGAATCCTTCACCCTGTCCAAGAGCTACAACATGCCCGGCTGGCGAGTCGGCTTCATGTGCGGTAGCCCGACGCTGATCGCCGCGCTGGGCCGGATGAAATCCTACCTCGACTACGGCATGTTTACGCCGATCCAGGTGGCCGCCATCACCGCGCTGGAAGGCCCGCAAGAGTGCGTTGCCGAGATTCGCGACATGTACCGCAAGCGCCGTGACGTGCTGTGCGACAGCCTGAACGCCATCGGCTGGAAAGTCGAAAAACCCAAGGCCACCATGTTCGTCTGGGCGAAAATCCCCGAACAGTACCGTGCATTGGGTTCGCTGGAGTTCTGCAAGAAACTACTGGCCGAAGCGAAGGTGGCGGTTTCCCCCGGCATCGGCTTCGGCGAGTACGGCGACGATCATGTGCGCTTCGGCCTGATCGAAAACGAGCACCGCACCCGGCAGGCGGTGCGCGGTATCCGCGAGATGTTCCGCAAGGATAGTCGCGACCTTGCCGCCCCTCCGCTGGCGCGGGCGGCGGGAGTCTAA
- a CDS encoding protein kinase — protein MHSVLTIGFPARCESYVVRIPSKMMIIAGKYEVTGELGRGGMGVVYQVRHRELGAVFALKTLRATLTEETEAVGRFYHEAWIIAQLRHPNIVKVFDVGRDGDRHYFVMEYVQGRSLREILDREGPLPLSRVLAISQQVGQALAYAHACQPCIVHRDIKPQNILIEDDTGRVVVMDFGIAKLLGTQKIQYTANGVFIGTLTYGAPEQIRSDLTVDGRADIFSLGLVMYEMITGRGLFSGLTQQEIIARQLHGSKNHVLNLPSQIPAALRKLVAKAVAKDQDRRFATAGELLDALAQARESNTPRLRWPVLLLGWTVIIGAGLLVAWAWLSGFPSLETMRQALATWRGSTQPAQPAMLGDVPGQATPLVPVRAVAPSKPVMNAPPTATGVSPPMPPSALESIRKLPESPPSPLLTPIVSAPVRPVPSPGQLEIQHNLEKMLTSPFDPAPRLEPDSPFDPERELEQALRRKNQP, from the coding sequence ATGCATTCTGTTCTGACAATAGGCTTTCCCGCGCGGTGTGAATCATATGTGGTGCGCATCCCAAGCAAAATGATGATCATAGCCGGTAAATACGAGGTGACGGGTGAACTGGGCCGCGGTGGCATGGGCGTTGTCTACCAGGTTCGTCATCGAGAGTTGGGTGCGGTCTTTGCCCTGAAGACCTTGCGTGCCACGCTCACCGAAGAGACGGAAGCGGTGGGACGGTTTTACCACGAAGCGTGGATCATCGCGCAATTGCGTCATCCCAACATCGTCAAGGTGTTCGATGTCGGCCGGGACGGCGACCGCCATTATTTCGTCATGGAATACGTGCAGGGGCGCAGCCTGAGAGAAATCCTTGACCGGGAAGGCCCATTGCCGCTTTCGCGGGTGCTGGCCATCAGCCAGCAGGTTGGGCAGGCTCTGGCTTACGCCCATGCTTGTCAGCCGTGCATCGTCCATCGCGACATCAAACCCCAAAACATCCTGATCGAAGACGATACGGGTCGCGTGGTGGTGATGGATTTTGGTATTGCTAAGTTATTGGGCACACAGAAAATTCAATACACAGCCAATGGCGTCTTCATCGGTACGCTGACCTACGGCGCACCCGAGCAAATACGCAGCGACCTAACCGTGGACGGGCGCGCTGATATTTTTTCGCTGGGCCTGGTGATGTACGAGATGATCACGGGGCGCGGGCTCTTCAGCGGACTGACCCAGCAAGAAATCATTGCCAGGCAACTGCATGGATCGAAGAACCATGTGCTGAATTTGCCTTCCCAGATACCAGCGGCGCTCCGCAAGTTGGTAGCCAAGGCAGTGGCTAAGGATCAAGACCGACGTTTCGCTACCGCCGGGGAATTGCTCGACGCACTGGCCCAAGCGCGTGAAAGCAATACACCGAGATTGCGTTGGCCGGTTCTGTTGCTTGGATGGACGGTTATCATCGGTGCGGGGCTGCTGGTGGCTTGGGCCTGGCTTTCGGGATTCCCTTCGCTGGAGACCATGCGCCAAGCGCTCGCAACTTGGCGTGGCTCCACCCAACCCGCCCAACCCGCCATGCTTGGCGATGTTCCTGGTCAGGCCACGCCACTTGTGCCGGTTCGGGCGGTTGCACCGTCGAAGCCAGTCATGAATGCTCCACCCACTGCCACAGGGGTATCACCGCCGATGCCTCCATCCGCGCTGGAGTCCATCCGGAAATTGCCGGAATCACCGCCGTCTCCGCTCCTCACGCCGATTGTTTCCGCGCCAGTTCGGCCCGTGCCGTCGCCGGGTCAACTGGAGATCCAGCATAATCTGGAAAAGATGCTCACATCGCCATTCGATCCCGCCCCGAGGTTGGAACCCGACTCGCCGTTCGATCCGGAGCGAGAATTGGAACAGGCGTTGCGACGCAAGAACCAGCCCTGA
- a CDS encoding diguanylate cyclase: MAVPTATPNPAAMANRLRVRKVVLALLYVAVWVGFWHVSTALNLIGGISLWYPSAGLSFAVLLEHGARALPLPVAAALLAGLSLWSWEQWPYYLLSVFVPPLGYAVAAHILRGYPDPRSHGRWHFNDPQRVAVFLAASVGGSLFAALIGAQILNFAGLLPSRTSLPQAMLGWWVGDFIGVVIFTPLALIFAAPLARQFGRGEPPRLPKSWVAVDPPSIRLVLLQGLVAILLLGGLFWIPHRFWQNQPYPFMTLLLLPVLIWTVATRGIRGTLVVVLLYELGIVTMVTLFGQAELTFQYQVVMVAMVASGLLAGAVSQSRLASIARFRDLVEVSNDLLWEFDASGRLYQLSGQLARITSVREEQSRTHWSQYVVQQERDTDLAVLRATIRQRRPFRHMVLRVRLPGREQSAWTHNSGLPMFDEDGEFLGYRGTTVDITTRKKAEALLRNYDQALEAEVAERTRALTELSKRNWQMANFDSLTSLPNRNLFFEHLRKGLQQARRRRRLLALLLIDLDGFKAVNDTFGHDMGDELLRQVAARLQRCVRATDTVARLGGDEFTVVLPDLEQIDGVIAVARKIIECLAEPVPLGEAIGMVTASVGIALYRPGSPDSLELAMTLLRQADAAMYAAKRAGKNAWRLAETVDSEPS, encoded by the coding sequence ATGGCGGTTCCGACCGCGACGCCCAACCCAGCGGCGATGGCGAATCGCCTGCGAGTTCGCAAGGTGGTGCTGGCGCTGCTTTACGTGGCGGTCTGGGTGGGTTTCTGGCATGTATCGACCGCGCTGAATCTCATCGGCGGGATCAGTCTTTGGTATCCGTCGGCCGGCTTGAGCTTCGCCGTTCTGCTGGAGCATGGCGCGCGTGCGTTGCCCTTGCCGGTTGCCGCCGCCTTGCTGGCCGGTCTGTCTCTCTGGTCCTGGGAGCAGTGGCCCTATTATCTGCTCAGCGTGTTCGTTCCTCCGCTCGGCTACGCCGTGGCCGCCCACATCCTGCGGGGTTATCCGGATCCGCGTTCCCATGGCAGGTGGCATTTCAACGACCCGCAGCGGGTAGCGGTCTTTCTCGCCGCCAGCGTCGGTGGCTCCCTGTTCGCGGCGCTGATCGGTGCCCAGATTCTGAATTTCGCCGGCCTGCTGCCATCGCGGACATCGTTACCGCAGGCGATGCTGGGTTGGTGGGTTGGCGACTTTATCGGGGTGGTTATTTTTACGCCGCTGGCTTTGATTTTCGCCGCGCCGTTGGCCCGGCAGTTCGGTCGGGGGGAACCGCCGCGCCTGCCCAAATCCTGGGTGGCGGTCGACCCGCCGTCGATACGCCTGGTGCTGTTGCAGGGCTTGGTGGCGATCCTGCTGCTGGGAGGCTTGTTCTGGATCCCGCATCGCTTCTGGCAGAACCAACCGTACCCTTTCATGACCCTGCTATTGCTGCCGGTGCTGATCTGGACCGTGGCGACTCGCGGTATCCGCGGTACCCTGGTGGTCGTGCTGCTGTACGAACTGGGCATCGTGACGATGGTGACGTTGTTCGGCCAAGCCGAGCTGACCTTTCAGTATCAGGTGGTGATGGTGGCCATGGTGGCGTCCGGCTTGTTGGCTGGCGCGGTTTCCCAGTCTCGGTTGGCCAGTATCGCGCGATTTCGCGATCTGGTCGAAGTGTCCAATGACCTGTTGTGGGAGTTTGATGCCAGCGGCCGGTTGTACCAGTTGAGCGGGCAATTGGCCCGGATCACTTCCGTGCGGGAGGAACAGTCGCGGACACACTGGAGCCAGTACGTGGTCCAGCAGGAACGGGATACCGATCTGGCCGTGCTGCGAGCGACGATTCGGCAGCGGCGGCCATTCCGGCACATGGTGCTGCGAGTTCGCCTGCCGGGGCGGGAGCAGTCGGCCTGGACGCACAATAGCGGTTTACCCATGTTCGACGAAGATGGCGAGTTTTTGGGCTATCGCGGCACCACCGTTGATATTACCACCCGTAAGAAGGCCGAGGCGCTGCTGCGGAATTACGACCAGGCACTGGAAGCCGAAGTGGCGGAGCGTACCCGTGCCCTGACCGAATTGAGCAAGCGCAACTGGCAGATGGCCAATTTTGACAGCTTGACCTCCCTGCCCAATCGCAATCTGTTCTTCGAACATCTGCGCAAGGGTTTACAGCAGGCGCGGCGACGGCGGCGGTTGTTGGCGCTGCTGTTGATCGATCTGGATGGTTTCAAGGCGGTGAACGATACCTTCGGGCACGATATGGGCGATGAGTTGCTCCGGCAAGTCGCCGCACGCCTGCAGCGTTGCGTGCGGGCCACCGATACCGTGGCCCGTCTGGGTGGCGATGAATTCACGGTGGTTTTGCCCGATCTCGAACAAATCGACGGCGTGATCGCCGTGGCGCGGAAGATCATCGAATGTTTGGCGGAGCCGGTGCCGCTGGGAGAGGCGATCGGTATGGTGACGGCCAGCGTCGGGATCGCCTTGTACCGACCGGGATCACCGGACAGTCTCGAACTGGCGATGACGTTGCTGCGCCAGGCCGACGCCGCCATGTACGCCGCCAAGCGGGCCGGCAAGAACGCCTGGCGGCTCGCCGAGACGGTCGATTCCGAGCCGTCGTGA
- a CDS encoding homoserine dehydrogenase: MSSYPPVKIGLLGLGTVGGGVTHVLARNAGEISRRAGREIVISHAAARNLDSTTARTAGIKLTSEALEVVDDPEISIIVELLGGYEPARSLVLRALANGKHVVTANKALIAKHGNEIFAAARAAGTMVGFEAAVAGGIPIIKAIREGLAGNRLEWVAGIINGTANFILTEMRDKGRDFPDVLAEAQALGYAEADPTFDVEGIDAAHKLTILASIAFGIPLQFDKVYIEGISRITREDVAYAEQLGYRIKHLGIARRDERGAQLRVHPTLIPQRQLLASVSGVMNAVLVRGDAVGQSLFYGAGAGAEPTASAVVADIIDVVRTLTADPDNRVPHLAFQPDALSDLPVLPMTEVETCYYLRLQAVDRSGVLADVTRILADRDISIEAVLQKEPTPGARDVPVILLTYRVREQRMNEAIAAIEALDSIHAPVVRIRMEHLDSD, encoded by the coding sequence ATGAGCAGCTATCCTCCCGTCAAAATCGGTTTGCTCGGCCTGGGCACGGTCGGCGGCGGCGTCACCCACGTCCTGGCGCGCAACGCCGGGGAAATCAGCCGCCGCGCCGGGCGCGAGATCGTGATCTCTCACGCCGCCGCCCGCAATCTGGACAGCACCACCGCTCGCACCGCCGGCATCAAACTGACCAGCGAGGCGCTGGAGGTGGTGGACGATCCCGAGATCTCGATCATCGTCGAACTGCTGGGCGGCTACGAACCGGCGCGCAGCCTGGTACTGCGGGCGCTGGCCAACGGCAAGCACGTAGTCACCGCCAACAAGGCGCTGATCGCCAAACACGGCAACGAGATCTTCGCCGCCGCCCGCGCCGCCGGCACGATGGTCGGCTTCGAAGCGGCGGTGGCCGGCGGCATCCCGATCATCAAGGCCATCCGCGAGGGGCTGGCCGGCAACCGGCTGGAATGGGTGGCGGGCATCATCAATGGCACCGCCAACTTCATCCTGACCGAAATGCGCGACAAGGGCCGCGACTTCCCGGACGTGCTGGCCGAGGCCCAGGCGCTGGGCTACGCCGAGGCCGATCCGACCTTCGACGTCGAAGGCATCGACGCCGCCCACAAGCTGACCATTCTCGCCTCGATCGCCTTCGGCATCCCCTTGCAGTTCGACAAGGTCTACATTGAGGGCATCAGCCGCATCACCCGCGAGGATGTGGCCTACGCCGAACAACTGGGTTATCGCATCAAGCACCTGGGCATCGCCCGCCGCGATGAACGGGGCGCGCAACTGCGGGTGCATCCGACCCTGATCCCACAGCGGCAACTGCTGGCCAGCGTCAGCGGGGTGATGAACGCCGTGTTGGTCAGAGGCGACGCGGTCGGTCAGAGCCTGTTCTACGGCGCCGGCGCCGGCGCCGAGCCGACCGCCTCGGCGGTGGTGGCCGACATCATCGATGTGGTGCGTACCCTGACCGCCGATCCGGACAACCGTGTCCCGCACCTGGCCTTCCAGCCGGATGCCCTGTCGGACCTGCCGGTGCTGCCGATGACCGAGGTGGAGACCTGCTACTACCTGCGTTTGCAAGCCGTGGATCGGTCCGGCGTGCTGGCCGACGTAACCCGCATCCTCGCCGACCGTGACATCAGCATCGAGGCCGTCCTGCAAAAAGAACCAACGCCCGGCGCCCGCGACGTGCCGGTCATCCTGCTGACCTACCGGGTACGGGAGCAACGGATGAACGAAGCCATCGCCGCCATCGAGGCGCTGGACAGCATCCATGCGCCGGTGGTCCGCATCCGCATGGAACACCTCGATTCGGACTGA
- a CDS encoding N-formylglutamate amidohydrolase — protein sequence MNDPTFPPSPVPRLLDPEDPPPFSLVNPDGRFPLVLVCDHASNAVPAALDQLGLGQEELARHIAWDIGAADVTRRLAARLDAPAVLCGYSRLVIDCNRPPGDPTSIAEISDGTFVPGNRALGDVAVEARVNEIFWPYHQAITQMLAQHWRHGHGRAPALIAIHSFTPAMNGFRRPWHLGVLWNRDSRLAGPLLDRFRVDPELCVGDNEPYSGREVGFTMDTHGGAAGLPHVEVEIRQDLLADEAGRERWATILSSILAVVLRDKTLYAVKHY from the coding sequence ATGAATGATCCCACTTTTCCGCCTTCACCGGTTCCACGCTTGCTCGATCCCGAGGACCCGCCACCGTTTAGCTTGGTCAATCCGGATGGTCGGTTTCCACTGGTGCTGGTCTGCGACCACGCCAGCAACGCGGTGCCCGCCGCGCTGGACCAGCTCGGCCTGGGGCAGGAGGAACTGGCTCGGCACATCGCTTGGGATATCGGCGCGGCCGACGTCACCCGACGGCTGGCGGCGCGGTTGGACGCGCCGGCGGTGTTGTGCGGCTACTCGCGACTGGTGATTGATTGCAACCGTCCTCCCGGCGACCCCACTTCGATCGCCGAGATCAGTGATGGCACCTTTGTTCCCGGCAACCGCGCACTCGGCGATGTCGCCGTCGAAGCGCGGGTGAACGAGATATTCTGGCCTTATCACCAGGCGATCACCCAGATGTTGGCGCAACACTGGCGGCACGGTCATGGCCGGGCACCGGCGCTGATCGCCATTCACAGCTTCACGCCGGCGATGAACGGCTTCCGCCGCCCGTGGCATCTTGGCGTGTTGTGGAACCGCGATTCGCGATTGGCGGGACCGCTACTGGACCGGTTCCGTGTCGATCCCGAGCTGTGCGTCGGCGACAACGAGCCCTATTCCGGGCGCGAGGTCGGTTTCACCATGGATACCCACGGCGGCGCGGCCGGTCTGCCGCATGTGGAGGTGGAGATTCGCCAGGATTTACTGGCCGACGAAGCCGGTCGCGAGCGCTGGGCGACGATACTGAGCAGCATTCTGGCCGTAGTGCTGCGGGACAAAACGCTGTATGCGGTCAAGCATTACTGA